The DNA region TCGCGGCCGTCCGGCGTTTTCAGCGAAGGCTCGATGGCCGGAAACAGCGAAAGCACCGGCACGCCCAGTTCGACGCATTGCTCGGCCACGCCCATCAAGAGATCCACCGACACGCGCTCGACGCCCGGCATCGACGGAACGGCTTGCCGCACGTTCGTGCCCTCGACGATAAAGACCGGGTAGATCAGATCATTGGTGGTGAGGATGTTTTCCCGCATCAGGCGGCGCGAGAAGTCGTCGCGGCGCATGCGGCGCGGACGGTGGTGCGGATAGAAGCTCATAGACCAATCGAAAAAACGTGGGTGTGTGGAGTGGGCAAGTAACGCCTGCCCGCGCTGCCGGAAACTTTTCGAGACAATGGTATATCATACCGATCGAGCAAGGCGCCTTGCGCTGACCTCCCCGCTTCTCCTCCCTGAGCGGGTGCCTGTCGTTTTTTCGATTAGGCTGTTTGACCCGCCGTTAAAGCGGCGGGTTTTTTTATGGGCGGCCGCAACGGCGTTTTCCCGCGTCCCGCGGCGCCCTCGTTGCTTACTGAGGCGTGTCCGTTTCGCCCTTCGCCTCGGGGATCAGCCAGCTTTCGATCAGCTCGTGCGCTTCGTCGATACCGACGCGTTTGAGCGCCGAGAACAGCTGCGCGGTCAATTCTCCGCGATAACCGGCGGTGCGATATTCAGCCAGACCCTTCTGCGTCGCGCGCAACGCGTTCACGCTTTCCTGACGAGTCAATTTGTCGCACTTGGTGAGCAGTGTGTGGATCGGCTTGCCGGTCGGCGCGAACCACTCGATCATGCGGCGGTCCAGATCCGTCAACGGGCGGCGCGAGTCCATCATGAGGATCATGCCGCGCAATTGCGAACGCGACTGCAGATAGGTGGACAGCAACGCTTCCCAGTGTGCCTTCGCCGCGCCCGGCACTTCCGCGTAACCGTAGCCCGGCAGATCGACCAGATGAGCGGTCGGCTCGTCCGCCTTGCCCACCGAAAAGTAATTGATGTGCTGCGTGCGTCCCGGCGTCTTGCTGGCGAAGGCCAGCCGCTTCTGATTGCACAGAATATTGATGGCTGTCGACTTGCCCGCGTTCGAGCGTCCCGCAAAGGCAATCTCGGGTTGCGAAGTGGCCGGCAG from Paraburkholderia aromaticivorans includes:
- the yihA gene encoding ribosome biogenesis GTP-binding protein YihA/YsxC, producing MSFLLHQSRFFTTVNHLRDLPATSQPEIAFAGRSNAGKSTAINILCNQKRLAFASKTPGRTQHINYFSVGKADEPTAHLVDLPGYGYAEVPGAAKAHWEALLSTYLQSRSQLRGMILMMDSRRPLTDLDRRMIEWFAPTGKPIHTLLTKCDKLTRQESVNALRATQKGLAEYRTAGYRGELTAQLFSALKRVGIDEAHELIESWLIPEAKGETDTPQ